Proteins from a genomic interval of Sphingobacterium sp. SYP-B4668:
- the proC gene encoding pyrroline-5-carboxylate reductase, producing the protein MSKITIIGTGNIGLSLAKGLVKSGAYAASEITLTRRSLAALEQEKSQGYDVSDNNGQAVVGAEVVVLAVLPQQLKKVMEELKSTITPDQLVVSVVSGVSCLDVKAVLGSDMTIVRAMPNTAIAIGQSMTCIATDDANEVQLQRVEHLFETVGAVVVINEDLMTSATALCACGIAFFLRSIRAASQGGVEIGFHAHDALKMAIQTAKGAADLLLQTQSHPESEIDKVTSPKGCTIAGLNEMEHNGFSSAFIKGIKLSATKAGGLYNE; encoded by the coding sequence ATGAGTAAAATAACAATAATTGGGACTGGCAATATTGGTCTATCATTGGCCAAGGGCTTAGTTAAGTCGGGCGCATATGCAGCTTCTGAAATTACATTGACTAGACGGTCTTTAGCCGCTTTGGAGCAGGAAAAGTCTCAAGGATATGATGTAAGTGATAACAACGGACAAGCTGTAGTGGGGGCGGAGGTTGTTGTGTTGGCAGTACTTCCTCAACAATTAAAGAAGGTTATGGAGGAGCTTAAGTCAACAATCACTCCTGATCAGTTGGTTGTTTCTGTTGTGTCGGGGGTTTCATGTCTTGATGTTAAAGCGGTCTTGGGGAGTGATATGACAATTGTGAGAGCTATGCCTAATACAGCTATTGCTATTGGACAGTCTATGACTTGTATAGCTACCGATGATGCAAACGAGGTGCAATTGCAACGAGTGGAACACTTGTTTGAAACAGTTGGGGCTGTCGTCGTGATAAACGAGGATTTGATGACCTCGGCGACAGCATTGTGCGCATGTGGCATTGCATTTTTTTTACGTAGTATTAGAGCGGCATCTCAGGGTGGTGTAGAGATTGGTTTCCATGCCCATGATGCCTTAAAGATGGCTATCCAGACGGCAAAGGGCGCTGCGGATCTCTTGTTGCAAACACAAAGTCATCCTGAGAGTGAAATTGACAAGGTAACGAGCCCTAAAGGATGTACTATTGCGGGCTTAAATGAGATGGAACATAACGGTTTCAGCTCAGCATTTATAAAAGGAATTAAACTTTCAGCGACCAAAGCCGGAGGCCTATATAATGAGTGA
- a CDS encoding M20 family metallo-hydrolase, producing the protein MSEVDHLTNASISLLRELIEIPSFSREEHQTANRIQSYLESFGVRTYRKGNNVWCYNLHFDASKPVILLNSHHDTVRPNAGYTRNPFLATEEEGKLYGLGSNDAGGCLVSLIATFLHFYAEEGMLYNFCLAATAEEEVSGHDGIASVLTELGDLSFAIVGEPTQMHLAVAEKGLMVLDCEAHGEAGHAAREEGVNAIYKAMADVEWFRTFRFPKESAMLGPIKMSVTLITAGTQHNVVPAICTFVVDVRTTDAYSNEETLSIIQEQVESSVRARSTRLTSSSISLEHAIVKAGVSLGRETYGSPTMSDQALLNIPSLKLGPGDSARSHMADEYIYLDEIKEGIALYIRMLSEIIR; encoded by the coding sequence ATGAGTGAGGTTGATCATTTAACGAACGCGAGTATCAGCCTTTTGCGAGAACTGATTGAGATTCCATCTTTTAGTAGAGAGGAGCATCAAACAGCGAATCGAATCCAGTCCTATTTGGAATCATTTGGTGTCAGAACTTACCGTAAGGGGAATAACGTTTGGTGTTATAATCTTCATTTTGATGCTTCGAAGCCAGTAATTTTACTTAATTCGCATCACGATACTGTTCGGCCTAATGCGGGGTATACGCGTAATCCTTTTTTGGCTACGGAAGAGGAAGGAAAGTTGTATGGTCTGGGAAGTAATGATGCTGGAGGTTGTTTGGTCTCATTGATTGCTACATTTCTTCATTTTTATGCGGAAGAGGGAATGTTGTATAATTTTTGCCTAGCGGCTACAGCTGAAGAGGAAGTGTCTGGTCATGATGGTATTGCATCGGTATTGACGGAGCTCGGAGATTTGAGTTTTGCTATCGTGGGAGAGCCCACGCAAATGCACTTGGCTGTCGCTGAGAAAGGACTTATGGTATTGGATTGTGAAGCTCATGGAGAAGCTGGACATGCTGCTAGAGAAGAAGGGGTTAATGCAATTTATAAGGCGATGGCTGATGTGGAATGGTTTCGTACTTTTCGTTTTCCAAAGGAATCTGCGATGTTGGGGCCTATTAAAATGTCAGTGACTCTTATTACTGCGGGAACGCAACATAATGTGGTACCTGCAATATGTACATTCGTGGTGGATGTCCGTACTACGGATGCCTATAGTAACGAGGAGACGCTATCGATTATTCAAGAGCAGGTTGAGAGCTCGGTGCGCGCACGATCGACTCGTTTGACGTCATCGTCGATATCCTTGGAACACGCTATTGTGAAAGCAGGTGTAAGTCTAGGGAGAGAAACATATGGGTCTCCGACAATGAGTGATCAGGCCCTACTCAATATCCCATCTTTGAAGCTGGGGCCTGGAGATTCCGCACGTTCCCATATGGCGGATGAGTACATTTACCTAGATGAGATTAAAGAAGGTATCGCTCTCTATATAAGGATGTTGAGTGAAATTATCCGATAA
- a CDS encoding Lrp/AsnC ligand binding domain-containing protein → MEINYSNYDLDSLDIQILSILMEDASIPYTEIAKKLIVSGGTIHVRMKKMEELGIIRGSNLIINPQKVGFDITAFLGIYLDKGSQYADAVEQLKKIKEVVELHYCTGQYSIFAKIICRDTGHLRKVLNEDIQSVKGIQRTETIISLEESIKRQISLI, encoded by the coding sequence ATGGAAATTAATTATTCCAACTACGACTTAGATTCATTAGACATTCAAATTTTGTCTATTTTGATGGAAGATGCTTCAATCCCCTATACCGAAATTGCTAAAAAATTAATTGTTTCAGGTGGTACCATTCACGTTCGAATGAAGAAGATGGAAGAACTAGGTATTATTCGCGGCTCCAATTTGATTATCAACCCGCAGAAAGTAGGGTTTGATATTACTGCATTTCTCGGGATTTACCTTGATAAAGGATCCCAATATGCAGATGCTGTTGAACAGTTAAAGAAAATCAAAGAAGTTGTAGAATTACACTATTGCACAGGGCAGTACAGTATATTTGCAAAAATTATCTGTAGAGATACTGGACATTTGAGAAAGGTCCTGAATGAAGATATACAATCTGTAAAAGGTATACAACGAACGGAAACGATTATCTCTCTAGAAGAAAGTATCAAAAGACAAATCAGCTTGATTTAA
- the ruvC gene encoding crossover junction endodeoxyribonuclease RuvC: protein MQKEAAKERIILGIDPGTVVMGYGLVKETGKKISLISLGVIKMGHLDDHALKLQRIFKKTSALIQEYKPDCVALEAPFYGKNIQVMLKLGRAQGVAMAAALNHDIPIFEYSPRKIKQSVTGNGNATKEQVAAMLKTLLSFKETPEFLDATDGLAVAVCHSFQQNTTSGLSKSYSGWEAFAKENQNRVK, encoded by the coding sequence ATGCAAAAGGAAGCAGCAAAAGAGCGAATTATTTTAGGCATTGACCCTGGCACCGTCGTAATGGGGTATGGACTAGTCAAAGAAACGGGAAAGAAAATTTCTTTAATATCCCTTGGTGTTATAAAAATGGGGCATCTAGATGATCACGCCTTGAAGTTACAACGCATCTTTAAAAAAACATCGGCACTTATCCAAGAATACAAACCAGACTGTGTCGCTTTGGAAGCACCCTTCTATGGTAAAAATATCCAAGTTATGCTCAAACTTGGTCGTGCTCAAGGCGTTGCAATGGCAGCAGCACTCAATCACGATATTCCCATATTTGAATATTCTCCCAGAAAGATAAAACAATCTGTAACCGGAAATGGGAATGCCACAAAAGAGCAAGTGGCGGCTATGCTTAAAACGTTATTATCATTCAAAGAGACACCGGAGTTCCTGGACGCTACAGATGGACTTGCAGTAGCCGTATGCCATTCTTTTCAACAAAATACGACCTCAGGCCTATCCAAATCATACAGTGGCTGGGAAGCCTTTGCCAAAGAGAATCAAAACCGAGTAAAATAG
- a CDS encoding lysylphosphatidylglycerol synthase domain-containing protein: protein MTNKTRKYLNLCIKIAVLLLAGWYIYFKVNNQDNLKEFKSLLNDLDKDLILAVLITVIVLMFCNWFLEVAKWKFISRRIERISWWRAIEGVFCGLTWAIFTPNRIGEYGGRVMYLSPENRASGAVAMGVGHFAQLVLTSIFGALSIAWFVAKFLPVSIEIKILVWVIALLYALAFLVVFFNVHWVDRLVKRIRIFRKIQSFFSVLEDYDKRELSVILGISLCRFVIFTSQYIILMEVILPDLPFVSMVLMIFILFFVQSAVPSLDLFDFSVRSFVASNLYGYITSQEIAVMAIVSCIWFVNLILPAILGSFFAVKVNYLSDNKS from the coding sequence TTGACAAACAAAACAAGAAAATATCTCAATCTATGTATTAAAATTGCGGTCTTGCTATTAGCGGGATGGTATATTTATTTCAAAGTCAATAATCAAGATAACCTTAAAGAATTCAAATCTTTATTGAATGACCTTGACAAGGACCTTATCTTGGCCGTATTGATTACTGTAATCGTTTTGATGTTTTGTAACTGGTTTTTGGAAGTTGCAAAATGGAAGTTCATCAGTAGGCGCATTGAAAGAATTAGTTGGTGGCGAGCAATTGAGGGCGTATTTTGTGGGCTTACCTGGGCGATATTTACACCGAATAGAATAGGTGAGTATGGGGGGCGGGTCATGTATTTATCTCCTGAAAACCGGGCCTCTGGAGCCGTTGCAATGGGAGTGGGGCATTTTGCTCAATTGGTATTGACCAGCATATTTGGAGCGCTAAGTATCGCATGGTTCGTAGCAAAATTTCTTCCCGTATCGATTGAAATCAAGATATTGGTCTGGGTGATAGCTCTGCTCTATGCACTTGCATTCTTGGTCGTTTTCTTTAATGTACATTGGGTAGATAGACTTGTAAAACGTATTCGCATATTCCGGAAAATTCAATCTTTTTTTTCTGTACTTGAGGACTATGATAAGCGGGAGCTCAGTGTAATTCTGGGAATTTCCTTGTGTCGATTTGTCATCTTTACTTCGCAATATATCATATTAATGGAGGTCATATTACCAGACTTACCATTTGTATCTATGGTATTGATGATTTTTATCTTGTTTTTTGTGCAATCTGCCGTACCTTCGCTTGACTTATTCGATTTTAGTGTCAGAAGTTTTGTGGCGAGTAACTTATATGGTTATATTACCAGTCAGGAAATCGCGGTCATGGCCATTGTATCTTGTATTTGGTTT